TGCGCAAGCATTTAGTTCGTTTGACACTTACTTAGCGCCGTACGTATTCAAAGACCGATTAAGTCAGATCGATGTGAAGAAAGCGATCCGCAGCTTTGTATATAATTTAAATGTACCAGCTAGATGGGGTCAATCACCATTTACCAATATTACGCTCGATTGGAATGTTCCTCAAGATTTACAAGATCAAATTCCGACGAAGTCAGGCATCCATTTATTCCTTGGCTTGCAAGACAAGGAACTAAATAAGTTTGCCGCCGAACGAGGCGCAGCTAATTTAGAAGATTTGACCTATAAGCATTTCCAAAAGGAAATGAATATGATCAACAAGGCTTATTATGAAGTGATGACGGAGGGAGACGCGAATGGACAACCTTTCACTTTCCCGATTCCAACAGTCAATATTACCGAGGATTTTGATTGGGAGGGTGAAAATGTAGAAATCTTATTTGAGAATACAGCAAAAATTGGCTCTTCTTATTTTCAGAATTTCATCGGTAGCCAATATATCTTAAATGATGCAGGCGAGCGGGTTGAAAATCCTGATGCATACAAACCAAACGCGGTTCGTAGTATGTGTTGTCGTTTGCAGCTCGATTTACGAGAGCTATTGAAGCGAGGAAATGGGCTGTTCGGGAGTGCCGAAATGACGGGCAGTATAGGTGTGGTTACTATCAATATGGCAAGGCTGGGCTATCTTTATAAAGGTAAGCCTAAGGAATTGTATGAACGGTTGAACGAGCTCATGGAGATCGGAAAATCTACCTTAGAGAAGAAACGTAAGTTTGTACAAGAGATGTATGACAACGGACTATATCCATATACCAAGCGCTATCTCCCTCATTTCCGGAATCATTTCTCTACCATCGGTGTCAACGGCATGAATGAGATGATCCGTAATTATACGGACGACCAAGAGAATATCGTATCGCCATGGGGAAAAGAGTTTGCTAGCAACGTATTAGATTTCATCCGAACCCGACTTAGGGAGTTTCAGGAAACTACGGGTAATCTCTATAATTTGGAGGCGACACCGGCTGAGGGCACGACCTATCGATTTGCAAAAGAAGATAAAAAACGCTTTGACGATATTCTGCAAGCAGGGACGCATCCACAGATTTATTATACCAATAGTTCACAGTTGCCAGCCGATCAGACTGATGATCCGTTTGAAGCTTTGCTATTGCAAGATGATTTGCAGTGTAAATATACAGGCGGTACAGTACTGCACCTTTATATGCGCGAGCGAATCAGTACCTCGGAAGCATGTAAAGAGTTTGTGAAAACCGTATTAACGAACTTTAAACTGCCATATATTACCGTGACACCGGTGTTTAGTGTATGCCCTAAACATGGTTACCTGAATGGACAACATGAATATTGTCCGCAATGCGATGAAGAAATTATCAATAAACATAAATTAGATATCACACATGAAAATTTTGAATGATGAAAGACAGCAGGTGTTGCAGCAACATCAGCAAGAGCGTAGTAAATGTTTAGTTTATACACGCGTCATGGGATACCATCGTCCTGTAGAAAGCTTTAACATTGGAAAGCAAGGGGAACATAAGGAGCGAACCTTATTCTGTGAGCAACATGGCAAAGCCGCTATTTGATATCACCCCCTTCACCTTACTCGATTATCCTCATAAAGCAGCCTGCATCTTTTGGTTTGTAGGCTGCAATATGCGTTGTCAGTATTGCTACAACCCTGATATTGTTTTTGGAAAAGGGAAGATTAGTGTGGAAGACGCAATATCATTTTTGCGGTCGCGGAAAGGCCTTTTGCAAGCCGTGGTGCTCAGCGGGGGAGAGTGTAGCATACATAAAGACGTAAAAACCATTGCCCAAAAAGCAAAGGATCTTGGTTATTTAGTCAAGATCGATACAAACGGAAGCAGTCCTAAGACGCTGTCAGCGCTTTTAGATGATGATCTTATAGACTATGTTTCCTTAGATTTAAAGGCTTTGGAAGCTGACTTTAGAGCCATTACAGCCGCTAGTACTTTCCATGCCTTTGAGGAATCCTATCGTATTCTTCAATCCTCCAACATTTCTTTTGAAGTGCGCTCTACCGTTCATTCTGCACTGCACAGCCGTGCAAACATCGAAGCGATGATCGAATACCTATATGAACTGAACTATCGTGGAACTTACTACCTGCAAGTCGCATTGAACAATGTAAGGACAATAACAGACCTGCCAGATTCTACCTACAACATCGCTAATTTGAACTTCGAGACTACGAAACTTCCGGTTGTCATTCGTGGTTGAGCTTCTTAGAAAATCATTAGAATATTAGTTATTTAAAATAATTATAAATAAAATGCGCTATCTTAATAGCGAATTTTATTAAGCATAAGGAAAGTAGATTGGGTTCGGGTGCCATTGGTACTTCTTGTTGCTGTTGGCCTTTCCTACGCTGTTGTAATCTTTCGCCAAGATTACTCCGACTTTAAACCCGCGTGTATTATAGGTCGATAGAGAGTCCGGTAAGTTGCTTTTGTTGTTTGTGTCGTAATGTGCTTCAGCAATCAGCTGCAGTTGGCTGATATTGGCATGGCGCTCGCCACGGTATATCTTAGTGACCTGATATTGATCGTTATACTGAAAACTATATTTGATCATGTATAGATTTTCAAGATCCAAGATATAGTCGACGACGGCTTGTTTTTGTTTGATGTGTTTAATGTTTACTTCACTATCTTTTTGGCAGGAGCTTAAGGAACATGCCGCAAGGAATAGTGCTATGCCGGTGCTGATTAACGATGTATGCTTTGGCATGGCCAAAGTTTTTGGATTTCTATTTGGCTTGTTCATATGCTTTTTTAAAGTTTGGTACACCATAACCCAGCTTGTTGTCTGGATTTGTACTTTGGCTGGCTGTTTGTTGCAATAGTTCTTTTATTTCCTTGGCATTTTTGTTTGGCAAGGCTTCCCATAAGCAGGCAATCAACCCTGCCAGAATAGGAGGGGTATCCGAGGTGCTGTATGAGTCTCCCCATCCATAGATGACAGTAATTTCTTGCGCCAGCACAGCTAGTTCAGGCTTTATTCGTCCATCGGCGGTTGGCTTGTTCAAGACATTCCACAATGGCTTATTCCGCTTGTTGATATTGCCGGCTGTAATAATATCCTTGGCATCTGCTGGAGGGAGTATAAAGGTGATACCATTGGACTCTTGCGGAAACATTTGAACCGTGATGATGCCTTTTTTGAAAGCCTGATCAGCCACTCTACTGCTGATGGAGCGACCATCGGCTTGTTCGGCCTTCATATCAAATTGAGGTTGATTGAATTTCACGCCATAGACACAAGATGAGCTAATGATGTCGACGCCCAGGCTATCGGCTCTTTCGACCCCTGCGACCCAACTGGTTTCATAAAAGGGCTCTTGACTACCGTTCTGATCCGTACGAAGCAAAATGTAGTCGGCTTTTGGTGATAAGCCAATAAACTTTTGCGGATTAATGGCTCCGAGCATAGCTAGGAGATTGTTACCATTGGTGGTCGTCGTACTGATGTCGCTGCGGTTATAAAGCAAGTCGTAACTATCCTTGATCTTTTGCTCCGATATTAAATGGATTAGTTCAGGTTTTTCATCTAAATACCCAAACCCTTCGCTGAGAATTGCGATGGTCTTTCCTTTGCCAAAGAACTTCTTCTCGTGTAATAAATTAGCCTCGTATTGTTGTAGTAAACCATAGGTTTTTCCATAATTAACAGCACCGACCTTCAAGGTGTCTAAGATGTTGGTAGAGGCAATTGCGGCAAACGGTGTCTCGTTTTTGATCGGAGGTACAACAGGTTCCTGGTAAGGTAGATGTACTCCAATTGTTTTGATTGATGCAACAAAGGATAAAGATTTGATCTTTTCCAAGTTATCTTTATGTTCTGGTAAGTGAATAACCGCATAGTTCAACCATTTTGAGGTGTTAAGTAGCTTGCCTTCACTTTCTTTCAGAAGCTCGCTCAAATACTTCCTGCTTACCGGTAAGTCGGTAGAATCAATCGCTATCTTTTGTATCTTTCTGCGTTGTATCGCTTTGTCACTAAGGTAGCTTGACGGATCTAGAAGGGTGTATTTATTATTGTTTTTGTCTTTAAAATAAACAATGATTGCTTCTTTATACTCCGTTTCTGCTGGTTTTTGGTCTATGTAAGTGCCAAATGGAGAGATGTCCTTTCGGCAGGCGCTGGGTTGTGTTAAGAGACACAAGCTTAGGATTATAGACCAGTTACTTTTAAATTTCATATGTTTGGTATGTTGAATGTAGATTAATGGAATCGTTGTCCTTTCTCTATGTATTGATATCGGAAGGTGAAGAAGCCTGCGCGCGTGCTGATGGACTCATAAGTCTCACCTTTCAGATTAGGCATATCTCGGTAGAAGCTTAAGATCTGTAGTTTTACAAATCCCTTTTGATCGGCCGTTTGAATAAACATTGTCTTTTCAGGATAGGGCATGTAGAAATTATTTTCATCCATGTAATACCAAGTTTTCCCACCGCTGCGATAGCCTAAGGCGAAATCCGTCCTGCCGTCATCTTGCTTTAAGTCGCTTAAATTTGGGATGTCTTTGATATTCTGATAGGCCGTATGCACAATAATGGCTTTCGCATTGCCTGTACGGACCGGGTTGCCCATGGTACCACCATTAATTTTCAGCTGTGCATGCTCAAAGCAAATGTCCCAGTTATCATCTCCTGGTTTTTTGACCACTTCGCCCGTGCTAAACTTAAAGTAAGGCTTGGTCATGTAGTCTGCTTTTAAATTTCTGACGACCTTTTCCCCTTGAATAGGATCCGTTGGTAGTTTTGGTTTGTCTTCCTTTTTGCATGAACAAAATAGGAGGAGAAAACATAGAGAGGCTGTCTAAAAAGGTCTCTTAAAGAAAGAACCCCGTCATTAAAAAATGGCGGGGTTTTTCTGTTTTTTTGTCCTTAAGATTTTGTATCTTAAGGTGCACCCAAAAAAACAATATGGCAAACATACAATTCAAAGCGCTTCCATCCAATAGTCCGAGTCTATTTCCTGAGAATATTTTAGATCGTATTCCAATGAATCATCCGGTTCGTTTGGTGAGTCAGGTTGTTGACCAGTTGGATCTTGAACCTATTATCCGTCAGTATAAAGGCGGAGGCACCACTAGTTTTCACCCTAGAATGCTCATTAAGGTGCTGTTCTACGCCTATTTAAGCAATATCTATTCTTGCCGAAAAATCGAGCAGGCCCTTCACGAGAACATCCATTTCATGTGGCTTTCAGGGAACAGTACACCTGATTATCGTACGATCAATTATTTCAGAGGAAAGCGTCTTAAAGGACAGATACAAGAGCTGTTTGCCAGTATCGTTCGTATGCTACATGATATGGAGTATGTTAGCTTGAAAGTTCAATATGTAGATGGTACCAAGATCGAGTCTGTCGCTGGTCGTTATACGTTCGTTTGGAAGAAATCGGTCGAGAGGAATAAGGTAAAGTTAGAAGCAAACATTGCTTCGGTTCTTTCGGAAATCGAGGCTCAGATCGCCCAAGACCAATCTTCATTAGGTAATCAAGAAGTTAGCAAGGCCATCGATAGCAGTCAGTTGAAGGAAAAGATCGAAGCGATCAATGCCAAGTTCAAAGGAGCCAATAAATCTACTGATAAGCAACTTAAGAAACTTGAAGAGGACTATTTGCCTCGACTAGAGAAATATGAAGAGCAACTGGAAGTATTGGGAGATCGCAATAGTTATAGCAAGACCGATACCGATGCTGTGTTTATGCGGATGAAAGAGGACCACATGAAGAATGGCCAGCTTAAGCCAGCCTATAATACCCAAATCAGCACCGAAGATCAGTTCATCACCCATTACAGCATCCATCAAACAACTGCCGACACCACAACCCTGCCGGAACATTTGGAAGGCTTTGAGTGCCATTACGGAAAACAAAGCGAACAGCTTGTAGCAGACGCCGGTTATGGTAGCGAGCAGAACTATGAATTGATGGAAAAACAGGGCATAACTGCCTTTGTCAAGTACAATTACTTTCATGTGGAACAGAAGCGCAAGCATAAACAGGATCCTTTCTCGGTACAGAATCTGTATTACAACCAGCAAGATGACTATTATGTATGTCCCGCAGGACAGAAGCTCAGCTTTATCGGTCATGCAACCAGAGTTAGTGCCCACGGATACACAGCCCAGGTCAGCTGTTATCAGGCTCAGCGATGCGAAGGCTGCCCGATGCGCAGTGGGTGTCATAAAGCTAAAGGCGATCGGCTCATTGAAGTGAACCATAGACTCAATCAGCTCAAGGATAAAGCCCGGGAAAGGCTGATATCGGAAGAGGGAATGTACCATCGAAGCAAGCGACCCATAGAAGTGGAATCCGTTTTCGGTCAGATGAAAAGCAACAACAGGTTTACCCGGTTCACAATGAAAGGACTGGAGAAAGTCGCTGTGGAGTTCGGATTGATGGCCATTGCCCATAACCTCAGAAAATGGGCGAAAAAGTGGGCAAACGATGTCTTCTTTGGGAATGGTTATAGCGATAAAACACTATATACCATAAAAATTGGAGTCAGGAGCGTTAAAACCATAAAATATCGACTTACTGCTTAAAACTCAAAAATGAAAACAGTAATGAAATCGCAAAAGCTATAAAACAGAAGAAGGCGCCTTTTTAGACACCTTCTGATAAGTAATAAATTCTCATCTTTTTTGTTTGTAATGATTCTAAATAATAGCAAAAGTACGTTTAGAGAAAAAATATCTACCTATTCATAATGGCATTTAGGTTATGCGTAATGATATATCGTTTGGATTGGGAGGCTATGCCTATTGTTCGTCATGAAAAATGAAACATTTTTCATCGATGCTATAAAATGTTTTTACCTAATCGCCAATCTTTCTGTTGTTGTGAGGCTTGAAACAATAGATAAGTTTTAAGAATCGTTAAGATAATTTTAAAACTATTCGGCAAGTTTATCTGTTTTACTCAAAAAAACAGGACTGTGCCGCTTTATATCGCTATCTTGCGGTGCATTAATTACTACCTATAGAAAGCAACATGAACTCGCAGTGTACTCCGACAAATGAGTCAGAGCGCTTGGATATGTTATACTCATTCGGTTTAATGGGACTTGGCAAGATGCCAGAACTCGATATTTTCGCCGAATTGGCATGCAGGATTACCGCATGTCCATCTTCCATCATCGCAATAATGGAAGAAGATATGCAACGTATTCAAAGCTGTTTTGGCATTAATTTAGAAACCGTAGAAAGAAGGAATACCGTCTGTCAATATACGATGATGAGCGAAGAGCCGCTCATGATTGAAGATACATTTCAAGATCCTAGAACGAAGGATAACCCATTGATTCGTGCTGCTGAAATTCGGTTCTATGCCGGCGTTCCGCTTTTAGACGATCGTGGCTTAGCCTTAGGCACCTTATGTGTTGTTGATTTTGTTACCAAAACGATATCGGAGGAACAGCTTTCGGAACTAGCGAAGCTAGCGGATGCTGTTGTAGCCTTATTATTAGCTAGGAGGAAATCGACCCAAGCGGCGTATTTTAAACAGATACTTTCTGTAACACAAAACATGATTTGTGTGCTCGATGACAATTTTATAATCAAAGAAGTCAATCCTGCGTTCGCTGATCTCATGGCTTTCTCGACTCGGGAAGCCGTGGGCATGAGTTTCCCTGAGGTGCTTCAGGCAAATGAAACTGTGCTCAAAGCACTACAATCAACCATAGAAACAAATGGAGAAGTACAGGTTCAGACACGCACAGAAACGCCTTCGGAAGAGGAAGCTTTCATCAATTGGAATCTAAAATACAATCCCGACAATAAAGAGATCTTTGCATTCGGCCGCGACATAAGTAAGGAGAACGCTGAGAAAGTGAAGCTTTTGGTTTCCGAACGGAGATTCAGGAACTTCTTTGAGAATGGTATAGGGCTGATGAGTATGCATGACTTGGATGGAAATATTCTTCGGGTCAATGAAATGGGAAGAAAAGTCTTAGGCTATTCTTCGCATGAAGTTCAGGGTCTTAATCTTCTTGATCTTGTACCTCCTGAAAATCGTTCGCTAATTAAACCCTATCTAGAGCGAATAAAGCAAAAAGGTGAAGATAGTGGCATGATGGTGTTACGTCATAAGGATGGCGAATGGATCTATTGGTTATATAATAACATTTTGGAGATCGACGCGGAGGGTAGTGCCTATGTCGTAAGTTCCGCGCTTAATATGAACGAGCGTATTACCTTAGAGAAAGATCTTCAGCACACAAAACAAATTCTAGAGCAAAGTAGTCAGGTCGCACAAGTTGGGGGCTGGGAAGTGGACCTCGCAAAAAATGAAATTTATTGGTCTGGTCCTACGCGCCAAATCCATGGCGTATCCGACGATTTTAAACCTACGCTTGAGAATGCATTCTCTTTCTTTGATGATGAGGACAGTCAGACTTTATCAGAACTCTTTAAGACGGCTATTTTATCCGGCAAATCCTATGATATTGAAACTCGACTGAGAAGAGCATCGGGCGAATATATCTGGATTCGAATTAAGGGTGTTCCGGAGATAATTGATGGACGATGTACGCGCGTTTTTGGGATTATGCAAGACATCGATCAAACGAAACAGTTATTTCTGGAGCTAGAGCGAAAGGAGTCTATGTTGCAAACGTTCGTCGATTATGTGCCTGCATCCGTAGCCATGTTTGATCAAGATTTGAATTATCTAACGATAAGCAAACAGTGGAAAGAAGAATTTCATTACATCGACAATCATGTGCCAAATCGTAATCTTTATGAGGTATTCCCTAATATTCCAGAGCGGCGCAAGGAAATCTATCGTAAAGCTTTAGAAGGAATACCGTATAAAAATACAGATGAGGTTGTTAAGCGTGAAGAGCATGAACATGCCCAGCATTACAATTGGGAAGTGAGACCATGGCGATTACCTGATGGGACCATCGGCGGAATTATTATATTCTCGCAAAATATATCCGAGTTAGTGGCTAAGAACGAAGAGCTGAAAAATGCCAAAAAACTTGCTGATATAGGAAGTAAGGCTAAATCAGAATTCTTAGCAAATATGAGCCATG
The DNA window shown above is from Sphingobacterium hotanense and carries:
- a CDS encoding ribonucleoside triphosphate reductase: MKDVIKRDGSLEKFQPFKIEDAIKKAFQSVSIPYDEEIMESVLTDIGQSALVDVEDIQDVIEKKLYVGGYFQVMRSFMLFRHTRKLQREHIDRFVDSSTYVDSSHAVEEYIYQNDWRIQANANNSFSNAGLVNNTAGKIIANYWLDKVYNRIEGHAHRNADIHIHDLDCLTGYCAGWSLRVLLDEGFNGVRGRVDSRPPSHFREALGQMANFLGILQSEWAGAQAFSSFDTYLAPYVFKDRLSQIDVKKAIRSFVYNLNVPARWGQSPFTNITLDWNVPQDLQDQIPTKSGIHLFLGLQDKELNKFAAERGAANLEDLTYKHFQKEMNMINKAYYEVMTEGDANGQPFTFPIPTVNITEDFDWEGENVEILFENTAKIGSSYFQNFIGSQYILNDAGERVENPDAYKPNAVRSMCCRLQLDLRELLKRGNGLFGSAEMTGSIGVVTINMARLGYLYKGKPKELYERLNELMEIGKSTLEKKRKFVQEMYDNGLYPYTKRYLPHFRNHFSTIGVNGMNEMIRNYTDDQENIVSPWGKEFASNVLDFIRTRLREFQETTGNLYNLEATPAEGTTYRFAKEDKKRFDDILQAGTHPQIYYTNSSQLPADQTDDPFEALLLQDDLQCKYTGGTVLHLYMRERISTSEACKEFVKTVLTNFKLPYITVTPVFSVCPKHGYLNGQHEYCPQCDEEIINKHKLDITHENFE
- the nrdD gene encoding anaerobic ribonucleoside-triphosphate reductase — its product is MKILNDERQQVLQQHQQERSKCLVYTRVMGYHRPVESFNIGKQGEHKERTLFCEQHGKAAI
- a CDS encoding anaerobic ribonucleoside-triphosphate reductase activating protein; this translates as MAKPLFDITPFTLLDYPHKAACIFWFVGCNMRCQYCYNPDIVFGKGKISVEDAISFLRSRKGLLQAVVLSGGECSIHKDVKTIAQKAKDLGYLVKIDTNGSSPKTLSALLDDDLIDYVSLDLKALEADFRAITAASTFHAFEESYRILQSSNISFEVRSTVHSALHSRANIEAMIEYLYELNYRGTYYLQVALNNVRTITDLPDSTYNIANLNFETTKLPVVIRG
- a CDS encoding S8 family serine peptidase gives rise to the protein MKFKSNWSIILSLCLLTQPSACRKDISPFGTYIDQKPAETEYKEAIIVYFKDKNNNKYTLLDPSSYLSDKAIQRRKIQKIAIDSTDLPVSRKYLSELLKESEGKLLNTSKWLNYAVIHLPEHKDNLEKIKSLSFVASIKTIGVHLPYQEPVVPPIKNETPFAAIASTNILDTLKVGAVNYGKTYGLLQQYEANLLHEKKFFGKGKTIAILSEGFGYLDEKPELIHLISEQKIKDSYDLLYNRSDISTTTTNGNNLLAMLGAINPQKFIGLSPKADYILLRTDQNGSQEPFYETSWVAGVERADSLGVDIISSSCVYGVKFNQPQFDMKAEQADGRSISSRVADQAFKKGIITVQMFPQESNGITFILPPADAKDIITAGNINKRNKPLWNVLNKPTADGRIKPELAVLAQEITVIYGWGDSYSTSDTPPILAGLIACLWEALPNKNAKEIKELLQQTASQSTNPDNKLGYGVPNFKKAYEQAK
- a CDS encoding HmuY family protein: MTKPYFKFSTGEVVKKPGDDNWDICFEHAQLKINGGTMGNPVRTGNAKAIIVHTAYQNIKDIPNLSDLKQDDGRTDFALGYRSGGKTWYYMDENNFYMPYPEKTMFIQTADQKGFVKLQILSFYRDMPNLKGETYESISTRAGFFTFRYQYIEKGQRFH
- a CDS encoding PAS domain S-box protein, with amino-acid sequence MNSQCTPTNESERLDMLYSFGLMGLGKMPELDIFAELACRITACPSSIIAIMEEDMQRIQSCFGINLETVERRNTVCQYTMMSEEPLMIEDTFQDPRTKDNPLIRAAEIRFYAGVPLLDDRGLALGTLCVVDFVTKTISEEQLSELAKLADAVVALLLARRKSTQAAYFKQILSVTQNMICVLDDNFIIKEVNPAFADLMAFSTREAVGMSFPEVLQANETVLKALQSTIETNGEVQVQTRTETPSEEEAFINWNLKYNPDNKEIFAFGRDISKENAEKVKLLVSERRFRNFFENGIGLMSMHDLDGNILRVNEMGRKVLGYSSHEVQGLNLLDLVPPENRSLIKPYLERIKQKGEDSGMMVLRHKDGEWIYWLYNNILEIDAEGSAYVVSSALNMNERITLEKDLQHTKQILEQSSQVAQVGGWEVDLAKNEIYWSGPTRQIHGVSDDFKPTLENAFSFFDDEDSQTLSELFKTAILSGKSYDIETRLRRASGEYIWIRIKGVPEIIDGRCTRVFGIMQDIDQTKQLFLELERKESMLQTFVDYVPASVAMFDQDLNYLTISKQWKEEFHYIDNHVPNRNLYEVFPNIPERRKEIYRKALEGIPYKNTDEVVKREEHEHAQHYNWEVRPWRLPDGTIGGIIIFSQNISELVAKNEELKNAKKLADIGSKAKSEFLANMSHEIRTPLNGVIGFSDLLLKTPLNDLQKQYLKYVNESGNNLLSIINDILDFSKIESGKLEFYIDQYNPYELVNQVIHVILYQAQNRGIELLLNIEQGLPDLIYIDESRIKQVLINLLGNAVKFTETGEIELRVERTNIEQDKVRLRFSVRDTGIGISEEKQHRIFDAFMQEDSSVSKRFGGTGLGLTISNNILRYMGSELSLESKVNEGSIFSFEIEVPYEYTEEQNDDLSVENVLIVDDNVNNRVILEHMLAYKGVKTTSVGNGFEAIQLYLDGKRFDAILMDYRMPILNGLETIGKIKEFLNQQGEPIPLLVSHCSSEDQEHMTQFRQEQNSYCLTKPIISEELYRILRQTQTTEKSVVEEQESAKHLEKAFRVLVADDNPVNMALNLRLVEGVLPQCETASVENGVLAVEACEASVFDLILMDIQMPLMDGIEATQRIRTMKGYEQVPIIGITAGNVIGEKEKCLEVGMTDFLTKPIKAGDFKTMVTKAMQALEADLVSEVEMSVHFDESIMDESTDNDADFKQEFIGIVLGELELQKERLNLAREESDVPQIKKLLHKLRGTSSTAGLILLNRMAADMEEKFINGNLPFDEISNLTNEIELLQKLLIKIKA